One window of the Capnocytophaga haemolytica genome contains the following:
- a CDS encoding cytochrome ubiquinol oxidase subunit I, giving the protein MDTEILARIQFAITISFHYIYPPLSIGLGLLMVVFKGLFLRTGDQQYDTLARFWTRIFSITFAIGVATGVVMEFEFGTNWATYSRYVGDIFGSALAAEGVFAFALESTCLGIVLFGWNRVKPFWHFMATLGVWLGSMISAIWIVIANSWQQTPAGYEIANKGVFGQEKAVITDFWAMVFNPSSVDRIWHVWQGAWLAGIFLVLSVHAWYLLKGRHVEISKKAFKVTLIIATVVCLLQLLSGHSTADGVAKNQPEKLAALEGHFETGPADLYILGWVDKEKQETHGIKIPGGLSYMLEYDTQHPVTGLNEFKKEDVPGPLNSVFQYYHAMVAVGCLMILLTLIALYYLWKGKLFEKRWLLHAFVWAVILPQIGNQVGWFAAEVGRQPWIVYRLLRTSDALSKAVTANQVLFAIILFSVVYSILFVLFIYLMNKKIKHGIEEHSDSTEPLTA; this is encoded by the coding sequence ATGGATACAGAAATACTGGCGCGAATACAATTCGCGATTACGATCAGTTTCCATTACATCTATCCGCCGCTGAGCATAGGGCTGGGGCTGTTGATGGTGGTGTTCAAGGGGCTATTTTTGCGTACAGGCGACCAGCAGTACGACACTTTGGCTCGCTTTTGGACGCGCATTTTCTCCATCACCTTCGCCATTGGGGTGGCAACAGGGGTGGTAATGGAGTTTGAGTTCGGTACCAATTGGGCGACTTACTCGCGCTATGTGGGCGACATCTTTGGGAGTGCGCTTGCCGCCGAAGGGGTGTTTGCTTTTGCCTTGGAGAGTACCTGCCTTGGTATCGTGCTTTTCGGCTGGAATAGGGTAAAACCTTTCTGGCACTTTATGGCTACGCTGGGCGTATGGCTCGGCTCGATGATTTCGGCGATATGGATTGTCATTGCTAATAGTTGGCAACAGACTCCTGCGGGTTACGAAATCGCCAATAAGGGCGTGTTTGGTCAAGAGAAGGCGGTGATTACTGACTTCTGGGCGATGGTGTTTAACCCCTCGAGTGTAGACCGTATTTGGCACGTATGGCAAGGGGCTTGGCTGGCAGGGATTTTCCTTGTGCTGAGTGTGCACGCGTGGTATCTGCTCAAAGGGCGTCACGTGGAGATTTCCAAAAAAGCCTTTAAGGTAACGCTCATCATCGCTACGGTAGTTTGCCTCTTGCAATTGCTTTCAGGGCACAGCACTGCCGATGGGGTAGCGAAGAACCAGCCTGAGAAGCTGGCTGCCTTAGAAGGGCACTTTGAGACAGGTCCTGCTGACTTATATATCCTTGGCTGGGTAGATAAGGAAAAGCAAGAGACCCACGGGATTAAAATACCTGGAGGGCTGTCGTATATGTTGGAGTACGATACGCAGCACCCTGTAACGGGCTTGAATGAGTTTAAGAAGGAAGATGTGCCAGGACCTCTGAATTCAGTATTCCAATACTATCACGCGATGGTAGCTGTAGGCTGCTTGATGATTCTCTTAACGCTCATCGCATTGTACTACCTGTGGAAGGGTAAACTCTTTGAAAAGCGATGGTTGTTGCACGCCTTTGTGTGGGCGGTGATCTTACCGCAGATAGGCAACCAAGTAGGGTGGTTTGCTGCGGAAGTAGGGCGTCAGCCTTGGATTGTGTACCGCCTGTTGCGCACCAGCGATGCGCTCTCTAAAGCGGTAACTGCCAATCAGGTGTTGTTTGCCATCATCCTCTTCTCGGTGGTGTACAGCATCTTGTTTGTGCTCTTTATCTACTTGATGAACAAGAAGATAAAGCACGGCATTGAAGAGCATAGCGATAGTACAGAACCTTTAACAGCGTAG